One Pseudodesulfovibrio cashew DNA window includes the following coding sequences:
- a CDS encoding efflux RND transporter periplasmic adaptor subunit — MYNKVSTPPRAATLLALACLLLTVVLAGCDEKTSEAKGAPAAPVEVGIIALHPQAVPLNTELPGRTTASLVAEVRPQVDGIIRERLFREGSEVHAGEVLYRVAPSTYQAEYSNALAALKRAQASLPSSESKAKRYAELIGQGAISKQDYQDAKAVFEADLAAVASAKAALESAKISLDYTEIKAPISGRVEMSDLTPGALVTANQSAPLTTIRQLDPINVDLTQSSTTMLNLRQAIASGVITVEGKTMTVKLKLENGTVYPYEGTVEFSGAKVDEATGTYTLRAEFPNPDRLLLPGMYVRAIIQDGVFQNCYLVPQRAVGRTPKGEPVGLFVDKDGKVEQRILDVRRSYGNSWLVGSGISDGDRLVVQGSQFIRAGQTVTVKEMILDDATGEIRPAQAPATPAAESKEG; from the coding sequence ATGTATAATAAAGTTTCGACCCCTCCCCGTGCGGCGACCCTGCTGGCCCTGGCCTGCCTGCTGCTCACGGTCGTCCTGGCAGGATGCGACGAGAAGACGTCCGAGGCCAAGGGCGCTCCTGCCGCGCCCGTCGAGGTCGGCATAATCGCCCTGCATCCACAGGCCGTGCCGCTGAATACCGAGCTTCCGGGCCGGACCACCGCTTCGCTGGTGGCCGAAGTCCGCCCCCAGGTGGACGGCATCATTCGCGAGCGGCTCTTCCGCGAGGGTAGCGAGGTCCATGCCGGTGAAGTGCTCTACCGGGTTGCGCCTTCCACCTACCAGGCCGAGTACAGCAACGCCCTGGCTGCCCTGAAGAGGGCTCAGGCCTCCCTGCCCAGCTCCGAGAGCAAGGCCAAGCGCTACGCCGAACTGATCGGCCAGGGAGCCATCTCCAAGCAGGACTATCAGGACGCCAAGGCCGTGTTCGAAGCCGATCTGGCCGCCGTGGCCTCGGCCAAGGCCGCCCTGGAGAGCGCCAAGATCAGCCTGGACTACACCGAGATCAAGGCCCCCATCAGCGGCCGCGTGGAAATGTCCGACCTTACCCCGGGAGCCCTGGTCACGGCCAATCAGAGCGCGCCTCTGACGACCATCCGTCAGCTTGACCCCATCAACGTGGACCTGACCCAGTCGAGCACCACCATGCTCAACCTGCGCCAGGCCATCGCCTCCGGCGTGATCACTGTCGAGGGCAAGACCATGACCGTCAAGCTGAAGCTCGAAAACGGGACCGTCTACCCCTATGAGGGCACCGTCGAATTTTCCGGTGCCAAGGTGGACGAGGCCACCGGCACGTATACCCTGCGCGCCGAGTTCCCCAACCCGGACCGTCTGCTGCTGCCCGGCATGTACGTTCGGGCCATTATTCAGGATGGCGTGTTCCAGAACTGCTACCTGGTGCCGCAGCGGGCCGTGGGCCGGACCCCCAAGGGCGAGCCCGTGGGCCTGTTCGTGGACAAGGACGGCAAGGTCGAGCAGCGCATCCTCGACGTGCGCCGAAGCTACGGCAACTCCTGGCTGGTCGGTTCCGGCATCAGCGACGGCGACCGCCTCGTGGTGCAGGGTTCCCAATTTATCCGTGCAGGCCAGACCGTGACGGTCAAGGAAATGATCCTGGATGACGCCACCGGCGAGATCAGGCCCGCGCAGGCTCCGGCAACGCCTGCGGCGGAAAGCAAGGAAGGCTAG